The genomic DNA CCGCCTGGATCGCCTGATGCCCGACTACCTTCCTTTCGATCCGCGGCCGCGCGCACCCGTGCCGCTGCCGCCGCCGCTGTCCTGCGACAGCCAGTTCCATGTGTTCGGTCCGCGCGAGGTCTACCCGGTGCGGCCCGACGCCGCCTACGAGATGCCGAGCGCCACCTGGCAGGTCGCGCAGAAGCTGCATGCGACGCTCGGCATCCAGCGCGGCGTGATCGTGCAGGCGACCACGTACGGCGCCGACCACACGGTGGTGCTCGATGCGCTCGCGGGCCTGAACGCCGATGGCCCGCGGCGCTACCTCGCCTGTGCCAACGCGGCCGTGCTGACCGAGCGCGACGATGCTTACCTGCACAAGCTGCACGACGCCGGCGTGCGCGGCGCGCGCTTCACGCGCGGCGGCCTGGGCATCAGCTTCTCGCCGGCCGAGCAGGCGCGTGCCTTCGCCCGCGCGAAGGAGCTGGGCTGGTACGTCAAGGTGCAGCCGGAGCCCGGCGGCATGGCCGCGCAGCTCGACGCCTTCGAGGCGCTCGACGTGCCGGTGCTGCTCGACCACATGGGCCGGGCCGATCCTGCGCGGGGCGAGGCCGACCCGAGCCTGGTCCGCATCCTCGAGCTGTTCCAGCGCGGCAACTTCTGGGTGATGCTGTCGCTGTCCGAGAAGATCTCGAAGACCGGCGCGCCCTGGAACGACGTCGTGCCGCTCGCACAGCGGCTGATCGAGGCGGCGCCCGAGCGCTGCGTGTGGGGCAGCGACTGGCCGCATCCCGTCTCGGTCAAGCAGCCGCCCAACGAAGGCGAACTGCTCGAACTGCTGTACCGCTTCGCGCCCGACGCCGGCACGCGCCGCAAGATCCTGGTCGACAACCCCGCCCGCTTTTTTGGATTCGAGTCCGCATGAAACTTCTCAGCTATCGCCATGGCGGCACGGTCCATTGGGGTGCGGCCAAAGGCGAGGGCGTGGTCGACCTGGGCCGGCGCCTGCCGGACATCGCCTCTGTCCTCGCGCTGCTCGAGGGCGGCGAGCCGGCATTGCAACGCGCCCGCGCCGCGCTCGCCGACGCCGCGCCCGACCATGCGCTCGCCGATGTGCGCCTCGAACTGCCGGTGCCCCAGCCGCGCAAGATCTTCTGCATCGGCGTCAACTACGCGCACCGCAATGCCGAGTACAAGGACGGCAGCGACCTGCCCAAGTACCCGAGCATCTTCATGCGCGTGCCCGACTCCTTCGTCGGCCACGGCGGCGCGCTGCTGCAGCCGCCGGAATCGCGGCAGCTCGACTACGAAGGCGAGATCGGCATCGTGATCGGCCGCGGCGGGCGGCGCATCGCGCGGGAGAAGGCCAGCGCGCACATCGCCGGGCTGACCTGCATCAACGAAGGCACCATTCGCGACTGGGTGCATCACGCCAAGTTCAACGTCACCCAGGGCAAGAACTTCCACGCGTCGGGCGCCATCGGTCCGTGGATCGCGACGGCCGACGAGTTTCCCGGGGGCTATGCCGGCCTGCGCGTGCGCACGCGCGTCAACGGCGAGCCCCGGCAGGACGACACCACGGCGCACCTGATGTTCGACTTCGCGTATTTGATCTCGTACCTGTCGACCTTCACGACGCTGGAGCCCGGCGACGTGATCGCGACCGGCACGCCGATCGGCGCGGGCATCCGTTTCGACCCGCCGAAGTACCTGCAGCCGGGCGACGTGGTCGAAGTCGAGGTGACGGGCGTCGGCGTGCTGCGCAACGTCGTCGAAGCCGAAGGGCGGCC from Variovorax sp. PBL-E5 includes the following:
- a CDS encoding amidohydrolase family protein, which translates into the protein MPDYLPFDPRPRAPVPLPPPLSCDSQFHVFGPREVYPVRPDAAYEMPSATWQVAQKLHATLGIQRGVIVQATTYGADHTVVLDALAGLNADGPRRYLACANAAVLTERDDAYLHKLHDAGVRGARFTRGGLGISFSPAEQARAFARAKELGWYVKVQPEPGGMAAQLDAFEALDVPVLLDHMGRADPARGEADPSLVRILELFQRGNFWVMLSLSEKISKTGAPWNDVVPLAQRLIEAAPERCVWGSDWPHPVSVKQPPNEGELLELLYRFAPDAGTRRKILVDNPARFFGFESA
- a CDS encoding fumarylacetoacetate hydrolase family protein, translating into MKLLSYRHGGTVHWGAAKGEGVVDLGRRLPDIASVLALLEGGEPALQRARAALADAAPDHALADVRLELPVPQPRKIFCIGVNYAHRNAEYKDGSDLPKYPSIFMRVPDSFVGHGGALLQPPESRQLDYEGEIGIVIGRGGRRIAREKASAHIAGLTCINEGTIRDWVHHAKFNVTQGKNFHASGAIGPWIATADEFPGGYAGLRVRTRVNGEPRQDDTTAHLMFDFAYLISYLSTFTTLEPGDVIATGTPIGAGIRFDPPKYLQPGDVVEVEVTGVGVLRNVVEAEGRPA